One Helicoverpa armigera isolate CAAS_96S chromosome 12, ASM3070526v1, whole genome shotgun sequence DNA window includes the following coding sequences:
- the LOC110381756 gene encoding uncharacterized protein LOC110381756, producing MKFTVICLVILYAYLYEVDAVYNKDVTCVIDQGQEMVCKTSERIKRRSSSLANEPSHDPYIPRNNTILYNCSTTCTATTFTSMTQLTAPSLFLRSCFIEITKEDTYACETIRYHYLKNSDKILFLSKTIPDKTFYLVDCLIYLDGGRVCHKKDDETSHAKLVDTGTLARPNETNILSQEEFICEEDVTRKVNCDLNPYVPFENGLKFKEMMKFDDSVLLKSSSYVIDLKRTCTEAWCGYSGSPASSRRQYSYSPPGGKVFRCFYAKKQQVCKVLGDPDKMIYNNRGYL from the exons ATGAAGTTCACTGTTATATGTTTAGTCATTCTGTATGCCTATTTGTACGAAGTTGATGCG GTTTACAACAAGGATGTCACTTGCGTGATTGATCAG GGCCAAGAAATGGTATGTAAAACATCAGAAAGAATCAAACGTCGGAGCAGTTCGCTCGCCAACGAACCATCTCACGACCCGTACATACCCAGGAACAACACCATACTGTACAACTGTTCTACCACATGTACAGCGACTACGTTCACCTCCATGACGCAGCTGACTGCTCCCAGCCTGTTCCTCAGATCCTGCTTCATTGAAATAACTAAAGAAGATACCTATGCATGTGAAACGATTAGATACCACTACTTAAAAAACAGCGACAAAATATTATTCCTATCGAAGACAATACCAGACAAAACCTTTTACTTGGTCGACTGTTTGATTTACTTAGACGGTGGAAGGGTCTGCCATAAGAAAGATGATGAAACTTCACATGCTAAGCTTGTCGATACAGGGACACTAGCGAGACCGAACGAGACCAATATCTTATCCCAGGAGGAGTTTATATGTGAGGAAGATGTCACACGAAAAGTCAACTGCGACCTTAATCCGTACGTACCTTTTGAAAACGGATTAAAATTTAAGGAAATGATGAAGTTTGATGACAGCGTGTTACTCAAGTCAAGTTCTTACGTGATTGATCTGAAACGTACCTGCACTGAGGCCTGGTGCGGCTACTCGGGGTCCCCAGCTTCCTCACGAAGACAGTATTCTTACAGTCCACCTGGAGGTAAAGTATTCAGGTGTTTCTACGCGAAGAAGCAGCAAGTTTGCAAAGTATTGGGTGATCCTGATAAGATGATTTACAACAATCGAGGTTATCTATAA